TGCGCGTCGTCGAATCCGGAGCCGGTCATACGCGCAGCGTAGCTGTCGCGTTTCTTCAAGACCGGCCGCGCCGCCCGCCGTACGTTCGCCCGTATGAGCAGCGAGAACAGCCGAACCGCAGGCGAGAACGCCGATGTGCACGCCCTGATGGAGGAGTGCGCCGCCGAGGCCGCGCGGGTGGCCCGGGGCGTACGTCCCGAGCAGTTGGCGGAACCCACGCCCTGCGCGGACTGGGACGTGCGCGCCCTCGTCAACCACTGGGTCTGCTTCACCTCCCACGGCCTGGAGCACCGCGCCCGCCGCACCCCGCTCCCCGAGGAGCTGCCGAAGCGCGACTTCGCCGCGGAGCCCGGCTGGGCGGAGGCGTACGCGGCCCAGCTCGACCGGGCCGTCGCCGCCTGGGCGGCGCCCGCGGCCTGGGAGGGGGACGTCGACCTGGGCTTCCTGTCGATGCCCGCGCCGGAGGTGGCGGCGGTGATCGTCAAGGAGATGGCGGTGCACGGCTGGGACGTGGCGCGGGCGACCGGGCAGGAGTTCCGGGCGTCGGCGGGGGTGGCGGCGCTGGTGCTGCGGGTCGCGGAGGACCACGGCGAGATGTACCGGCAGTACGACGGCTTCGCCGACGCCGTGCCCGTACCGCCGGACGCCCCGGCGTTCGACCGCGCCCTGGCCGCGACCGGCCGCGACCCGCGGCACCCTGCTGCCTGACCCGGGGCGCTACGCCAGCTCGAAGCCGGTCGTCGCCGGGATGTGCGCCGGCACCGCCTCGTGCCGGTCGCCGACGTTCACCGTGCCGGCCGGCTCGAACATCATGATCGCGGTGCCGGGCGCGGCGACCGGCCGGTGCTCGACGCCGCGCGGCACGGTGAACACCGCACCCCGGGGCAGCGTGACCGTACGCTCGCCGCCGTCCGGCTCCCGCAGGCCGATGCGCAGCTCGCCCTCGACGACGAGGAAGAACTCGTCGGTGTGCTCGTGCACGTGCCACAGGTGCTCGCCCTCGGCGTGCGCGAGCTTGACGTCGTAGTCGTTGACCCGCGCGACGACGTGCGGACTCCACGGCTCCGCAATCCGCTCCAGCGCGTCGCTGAGGGCTGTGGGCTCGGCGGGGTGGGTGCTCACGGTTTCGCTCCTCGCTTCCGCCGCCGCGGGGGTGCGGCGACCTCTCGTACGCCATCCTGCGCGTGACAGGCGGACGCCGGGAGTGCTACGAATCGCATATGCCGCAAGGATCCTCGCAGCCGGACCCGGGGCGTACGGGGCCCGGGGCGCACCGTGTCGCCATGCTCGTGGACGCCGGGTCCAACCCCTTCGAAATGGGCATCGCCACCGAGCTGTTCGGGCTGCGCCGGCCCGAGCTGGACGTCGCGTGGTACGACTTCACGCTCTGCGCCCCCGCCCCCGGCGTGCGCATGCACGACGGCTTCTTCACCCTCTCCGGCGTCCCGGGGCTGGAGGCCGCCGACGCCGCGGACA
The Streptomyces sp. CNQ-509 DNA segment above includes these coding regions:
- a CDS encoding TIGR03086 family metal-binding protein, producing MSSENSRTAGENADVHALMEECAAEAARVARGVRPEQLAEPTPCADWDVRALVNHWVCFTSHGLEHRARRTPLPEELPKRDFAAEPGWAEAYAAQLDRAVAAWAAPAAWEGDVDLGFLSMPAPEVAAVIVKEMAVHGWDVARATGQEFRASAGVAALVLRVAEDHGEMYRQYDGFADAVPVPPDAPAFDRALAATGRDPRHPAA
- a CDS encoding cupin domain-containing protein, which gives rise to MSTHPAEPTALSDALERIAEPWSPHVVARVNDYDVKLAHAEGEHLWHVHEHTDEFFLVVEGELRIGLREPDGGERTVTLPRGAVFTVPRGVEHRPVAAPGTAIMMFEPAGTVNVGDRHEAVPAHIPATTGFELA